One genomic region from Candidatus Endomicrobiellum trichonymphae encodes:
- a CDS encoding TolC family protein → MKKIFVVLLSLFIVTFYVYAEEINKKTVKIQTLKNNPSIAAAKLALDNAKQEYNSSLGSFLPEIIGNFQCNDDYPYTLEIAIPLFERFEKYSDLKAKASEFKSAQASYARIVSNELYKADAAYINLICLYEKIELLKNAKEKRIENKNMIEFKYNSGEVNIASLRKVEADFAIVEYDLKVMQRYIETASAQLLKAIGRNDYTTILETNERLAISEKLPQKPDYDSLITVIPEFIIAQNKLESCKIQTLKAKSQWLPSLTGNIQLKSRSLRSLLFSQWLPSLKISYTIFNGGKRYAYMQTASNNLKIASEELKNIANNLKAEAIEHYNNLTNAYELVALKTQYLSVTKLLSEISAKEYVNGIVNYEKWYSIEKDYFSSQIELLEAKKEAVLKRAEWNTFTGKSLKGK, encoded by the coding sequence ATGAAAAAAATCTTTGTTGTTTTACTATCGTTATTTATTGTAACCTTCTATGTTTATGCTGAGGAAATTAACAAGAAAACGGTTAAAATACAGACTTTAAAAAATAACCCTTCCATTGCTGCTGCAAAACTTGCATTAGATAATGCAAAACAAGAATATAATAGTTCTTTGGGGTCATTTTTACCAGAAATTATAGGCAATTTCCAGTGTAATGATGATTATCCTTATACATTAGAAATTGCTATTCCGCTTTTTGAAAGATTTGAAAAATACAGCGATCTAAAAGCTAAAGCCTCTGAATTTAAATCCGCACAAGCGTCTTACGCTAGGATTGTCTCCAATGAGCTTTATAAAGCCGATGCAGCTTATATAAATCTTATATGTTTATACGAAAAAATAGAATTGTTAAAGAATGCAAAGGAAAAAAGAATAGAAAACAAAAATATGATAGAATTTAAATATAATTCTGGCGAAGTCAATATCGCTTCGCTAAGGAAAGTAGAAGCTGATTTTGCAATAGTAGAATATGATTTAAAAGTGATGCAAAGATATATAGAAACTGCTTCGGCACAGTTGTTAAAAGCTATAGGCAGAAACGACTATACAACAATTCTGGAAACAAACGAACGGCTTGCTATCTCTGAAAAGTTACCCCAAAAACCAGACTATGACAGTCTTATAACTGTCATTCCGGAATTTATAATCGCACAAAATAAACTTGAAAGCTGTAAAATTCAAACTTTAAAAGCTAAAAGTCAATGGTTGCCATCGTTAACAGGAAATATTCAATTAAAGAGTCGTTCGCTTCGCTCACTACTTTTTAGTCAATGGTTGCCATCGTTAAAAATTTCCTATACGATTTTTAACGGCGGAAAAAGATACGCATATATGCAAACTGCTTCAAACAATCTGAAAATTGCTTCTGAAGAGTTAAAAAATATCGCCAATAATTTAAAAGCGGAAGCTATAGAACATTATAACAATCTTACAAATGCTTATGAACTTGTTGCTTTAAAAACGCAGTATTTAAGCGTTACAAAACTTCTTTCAGAAATCTCGGCAAAAGAATACGTAAACGGAATCGTAAATTACGAAAAGTGGTACTCAATAGAAAAAGATTATTTTTCTTCACAAATAGAGCTGCTCGAAGCTAAAAAAGAGGCGGTTTTGAAAAGAGCTGAGTGGAATACTTTCACAGGAAAAAGTTTAAAAGGGAAGTAA
- the rnpA gene encoding ribonuclease P protein component — MRAENKKNLSGSLFPENSAGKKFSFTYFERLHIQKDFDKIFKNGLRLENKNIKILVYKRNDGHIIRRLGLITTKRVGAAVIRNRTKRRLREIFRTNKHFLESGLDLIFISKPGTALLDYDSLKKIILDLLKSAELYNPE; from the coding sequence ATGCGGGCAGAAAACAAGAAAAACTTATCAGGAAGTTTGTTCCCGGAAAACAGTGCCGGAAAAAAGTTCTCTTTTACGTATTTTGAGCGACTGCATATCCAAAAGGATTTTGACAAAATATTTAAAAATGGGTTAAGACTTGAAAATAAGAATATAAAAATTTTAGTTTATAAAAGGAATGATGGGCATATTATAAGAAGATTGGGACTTATTACAACTAAAAGGGTAGGAGCTGCCGTCATAAGAAATAGGACAAAGAGAAGATTAAGAGAAATTTTCAGAACTAATAAACATTTTTTGGAATCGGGTTTGGACTTAATTTTTATTTCCAAGCCAGGGACAGCATTGTTGGATTATGACAGTTTGAAAAAAATTATTTTAGATTTACTCAAAAGCGCAGAGTTATATAATCCGGAGTAA
- a CDS encoding DUF4065 domain-containing protein, with translation MPKRPADLSGLSERERRHIDVTLDKYSNKSAKALSDLSHEDIPWISAKDGEVIDYESVFYRTDATSVRSYEAD, from the coding sequence TTGCCTAAAAGACCGGCAGATTTATCTGGTTTATCAGAGCGTGAAAGAAGACACATTGATGTCACTTTAGATAAATATTCTAATAAATCGGCAAAAGCATTATCAGACCTTTCTCATGAAGATATTCCATGGATTTCTGCAAAAGACGGCGAAGTTATTGATTATGAAAGCGTCTTTTACAGGACGGATGCTACTTCTGTTAGATCGTATGAAGCTGATTAA
- the alaS gene encoding alanine--tRNA ligase, which yields MDKLSSKIRAEFLGFFKNSGCAVVPSDSLIPAGDKTLLFTSSGMVQFKQHFLGQSKDSFTRAASCQKCFRTSDIDQVGTTARHLTFFEMLGNFSFGDYFKKEAAAWAWEFLTKNMSLPKDKLYITIYKDDDEVAGIWKNIAPANKIIKMDEKTNFWNMGETGPCGPCSEILIDLGQETGCGSPACCPECNCDRYLEIWNLVFTQFDRQPDGSLKNLPRKNIDTGMGLERLSATVNGRKNVFDTDLFMPVMENAAEILKIKNEGSNISKLRMIADHSRAVTFLISDGILPSNEGRGYVLRRILRRALRQGKFYGYNKPYINELVSDVLKIMEAAYPELSSKLSNIRSIVKTEEEKFLETLESGSEILSSIINSYKSKDINIISGKDVFKLYDTYGFPHDLTKEMAFENGLEIDEDKFKFEQKKAQEKSRVAWCGSGERDITFYSILRKKTGDTVFTGYDNYASESRVLALIKDGSEISELKTGDNGEIILSHSSFYAQSGGQSDDKGKIANNSFESIVEYIFKPAGNLFVHKVKVLKGLIKINDAVSTIIDIERRKQIARHHTAAHLLHKALREAFGGHITQAGSLVARDYFRFDFTHFSALKKDDLIKIEKRVNSIIRLNSEVRIETMAIAKARNAGAMALFGEKYGDEVRTVLIKNESGDGNYSMELCGGTHVSRTGDIGIFKIISESSAAAGVRRIEAVAGIAAENYILDEEAVIIKTSKILNASKEELVNKAHKYISDYKKLENEFKSLKSSLISGEIDSYAKEVKKINGINFLSVIADKADIKALRTISDQLKEKLKSAVLLIVSKNEDRASFILSATADCVQKGINAGKIAKAFAASINGSAGGKPDFAQGGSKDLSNLNDAVKNAHKYILL from the coding sequence ATGGATAAGTTATCATCAAAAATCAGAGCGGAATTTTTAGGATTTTTCAAGAACAGCGGATGCGCTGTCGTTCCGTCTGACTCGCTTATCCCTGCCGGGGATAAAACGCTGCTCTTTACTTCTTCGGGAATGGTGCAGTTCAAACAGCATTTTCTGGGACAAAGTAAAGATTCTTTTACAAGAGCAGCAAGCTGCCAGAAATGTTTCAGAACGTCAGACATCGATCAGGTAGGAACAACCGCAAGACACCTTACATTTTTTGAAATGCTCGGAAACTTTTCTTTTGGCGATTACTTTAAAAAGGAAGCCGCGGCTTGGGCTTGGGAATTTTTAACAAAAAACATGTCGCTGCCCAAAGATAAACTATACATAACCATTTATAAAGATGACGACGAAGTTGCCGGGATTTGGAAGAATATCGCTCCTGCAAACAAAATTATAAAAATGGATGAAAAAACAAATTTTTGGAATATGGGCGAGACAGGTCCGTGCGGTCCGTGTTCAGAAATTTTAATAGATTTGGGGCAAGAGACAGGCTGTGGAAGCCCCGCATGCTGTCCGGAGTGCAATTGTGACAGATATCTCGAGATATGGAACCTTGTCTTCACGCAGTTTGACAGACAGCCTGACGGTTCATTAAAAAATCTTCCCAGAAAAAACATCGATACAGGTATGGGTCTTGAAAGACTGTCAGCGACGGTAAACGGCAGAAAGAACGTTTTTGACACTGATTTGTTTATGCCTGTGATGGAAAATGCTGCAGAGATTTTAAAGATAAAAAATGAAGGCAGCAATATATCAAAGTTGAGAATGATTGCTGATCACTCAAGAGCGGTAACCTTTTTAATTTCAGACGGCATACTGCCGTCAAACGAAGGAAGAGGTTATGTCTTAAGAAGAATTCTAAGAAGAGCTTTAAGACAGGGGAAATTTTACGGATACAATAAGCCGTATATAAATGAACTTGTTTCAGACGTACTTAAAATTATGGAGGCTGCCTATCCGGAACTTTCGTCAAAATTAAGCAATATACGATCCATTGTCAAAACCGAAGAAGAAAAATTCCTAGAAACGCTTGAATCAGGATCTGAAATACTTTCCAGCATTATAAACTCTTACAAATCTAAAGACATAAATATTATAAGCGGCAAAGATGTCTTTAAACTCTATGACACTTACGGATTTCCGCACGATTTAACAAAAGAGATGGCATTTGAAAACGGATTGGAGATTGACGAAGACAAATTTAAATTCGAACAGAAAAAAGCGCAGGAAAAATCGCGGGTCGCATGGTGCGGATCAGGCGAAAGAGACATAACTTTTTATTCAATACTGCGCAAAAAGACAGGCGATACGGTGTTTACCGGATACGATAATTACGCAAGCGAAAGCAGAGTTTTGGCTTTAATAAAAGACGGCAGCGAAATCAGCGAATTAAAAACCGGCGATAATGGCGAGATTATACTTTCACACTCTTCTTTTTATGCGCAGTCCGGCGGTCAAAGCGACGACAAAGGAAAAATAGCAAACAACTCTTTTGAAAGTATCGTTGAATATATCTTCAAACCCGCGGGAAATTTGTTTGTGCATAAAGTAAAAGTTCTAAAAGGTCTAATAAAAATTAATGATGCTGTATCTACAATAATTGACATTGAACGCAGGAAACAAATTGCAAGACATCATACGGCTGCGCATCTGCTTCACAAAGCGCTTCGCGAAGCGTTCGGCGGACATATAACTCAGGCGGGATCTCTAGTTGCAAGAGATTACTTTCGTTTTGATTTTACGCATTTTTCCGCGCTCAAAAAAGACGACTTAATTAAAATAGAAAAAAGAGTCAACTCCATTATAAGATTAAATTCAGAAGTGCGTATTGAAACTATGGCAATAGCGAAAGCGCGAAATGCCGGAGCAATGGCATTATTTGGCGAAAAGTACGGCGACGAAGTAAGGACTGTTTTAATAAAGAATGAAAGCGGAGACGGCAATTATTCAATGGAATTGTGCGGCGGAACGCACGTCAGCAGAACCGGCGATATAGGCATTTTCAAAATCATATCGGAATCATCTGCCGCCGCAGGAGTAAGGCGTATAGAAGCGGTTGCAGGCATAGCTGCAGAAAATTATATTCTTGATGAAGAAGCCGTAATTATAAAAACTTCGAAAATATTAAACGCTTCAAAAGAAGAACTTGTAAATAAAGCGCATAAATATATATCCGATTATAAAAAACTTGAAAATGAATTCAAATCTTTAAAAAGCAGTCTGATATCAGGCGAGATAGATTCTTACGCCAAAGAAGTCAAAAAAATTAACGGAATAAACTTTTTATCTGTCATTGCAGACAAAGCAGATATAAAAGCGCTGAGAACCATATCCGATCAATTAAAAGAAAAATTGAAGTCTGCCGTATTATTAATCGTTTCTAAAAATGAAGACAGAGCATCTTTTATATTATCCGCTACAGCAGACTGCGTGCAAAAAGGAATCAATGCTGGGAAAATTGCGAAAGCTTTTGCAGCGTCTATAAACGGTTCCGCCGGAGGGAAACCTGATTTTGCTCAAGGCGGGTCAAAAGACTTGTCAAATTTAAACGATGCCGTAAAAAATGCGCACAAATATATTTTATTATAA
- a CDS encoding ABC transporter permease, with protein sequence MKAIEIKNLKKTYHLEKLDVPVLHGINLEIMQGEFVAIMGQSGSGKSTLLNILGLLDKPSEGSYKLAGIETLNYSNNELAALRNRYLGFIFQQFNLLPKLTLSENVSLPAIYTDSKDKEEFEDSLKLLDMVGLSERIKHRPSEVSGGQQQRAAIARSLINKPLIIFADEPTGNLDTKSAKEIIKILKDLNNTGITIVMVTHEAELADCATKIVKIQDGLIISDKKISEKSSSNPVFQKKTFKHNTFSLVKKFRDYFKEALRSLLGNKMRSILSVLGITMGVASLIAMFAIVNGAKRNITKYIENLGKPDILMVIPSLSQNDKYLKLNINDIDDLKRNVSGVRTVSGGCGREQLTIVANGKNCDTTLIGVSADYADLKNYYISDGRFFTEEENREKKKVAVLGKTVIKKLYGDENFNPTGKYVKINKTDFQVIGVLPSKSSNEWRDEDDKVIIPLNTALYRMFGIKELGFMDVQVKEDADMSEVSESIIKRLLFIHRLPADEKDAVRVINMEEIKKTLSSVTRTFTYLFGSIAFISLLIGGIGIMNIMFVSVSERTKEIGLRKAIGANNADILFQFIIESVFVCCVGGIIGILFGSGLSVIMGKFAGWTIYITPFSIGFAFCFSGLIGLIFGVWPARKASILNPIDALRHD encoded by the coding sequence ATGAAAGCAATAGAAATTAAAAATCTCAAGAAAACATATCACCTTGAAAAGCTGGATGTTCCGGTACTGCACGGCATAAATTTAGAAATTATGCAGGGCGAATTTGTTGCCATTATGGGGCAGTCGGGAAGCGGGAAATCCACTCTTCTAAACATATTGGGACTGCTTGATAAGCCGTCGGAAGGTTCTTATAAACTTGCAGGGATAGAAACTTTAAATTACTCCAATAACGAACTTGCCGCATTAAGAAACCGCTATTTAGGATTTATTTTCCAGCAGTTTAACCTTTTACCTAAACTCACACTTTCAGAAAACGTTTCTCTGCCCGCGATTTATACAGATTCAAAAGACAAAGAAGAATTCGAAGATTCCTTAAAACTGCTTGATATGGTTGGTTTGTCAGAACGTATAAAACACCGTCCAAGCGAAGTTTCTGGCGGGCAGCAACAGAGAGCTGCTATTGCAAGATCTCTCATAAATAAACCATTGATAATCTTTGCAGATGAACCGACAGGTAATTTAGATACAAAATCCGCTAAAGAAATTATAAAAATACTCAAAGATTTGAATAATACAGGCATAACGATAGTAATGGTTACTCATGAGGCAGAACTTGCCGACTGCGCAACAAAAATTGTGAAGATACAGGATGGACTTATAATATCTGATAAAAAAATATCAGAAAAAAGCAGTTCAAACCCGGTTTTTCAAAAGAAAACGTTTAAACATAACACTTTTTCATTAGTAAAAAAATTTAGAGATTACTTTAAAGAGGCTTTAAGATCTCTCTTGGGAAACAAAATGCGCTCTATATTATCAGTACTGGGAATTACGATGGGAGTTGCGAGTCTTATAGCAATGTTTGCCATCGTCAATGGAGCAAAAAGAAATATTACAAAGTATATTGAAAATTTGGGAAAGCCGGATATTTTAATGGTAATTCCCAGTCTTTCACAAAATGACAAATATTTAAAACTAAACATTAACGATATTGACGATCTAAAAAGGAACGTTTCAGGCGTACGAACTGTCAGCGGCGGCTGCGGGAGAGAGCAACTAACTATTGTTGCAAACGGCAAAAACTGCGATACAACGCTTATAGGAGTTTCCGCAGATTATGCCGATTTAAAAAATTATTATATATCTGACGGCCGATTTTTTACAGAAGAAGAAAATAGGGAAAAGAAAAAAGTTGCAGTATTGGGTAAGACTGTAATAAAAAAACTTTACGGCGACGAAAATTTTAACCCTACAGGCAAATATGTAAAAATTAACAAAACGGATTTTCAAGTCATAGGAGTTCTGCCTTCTAAAAGTTCAAATGAGTGGCGCGATGAAGACGATAAAGTTATTATTCCTTTAAACACTGCTCTGTACAGAATGTTCGGCATTAAAGAGTTAGGATTTATGGACGTACAGGTAAAGGAAGATGCGGATATGTCAGAAGTTTCCGAATCTATAATAAAAAGGCTTTTATTTATACACCGGCTACCGGCTGACGAAAAAGATGCCGTAAGAGTGATTAATATGGAGGAAATTAAGAAAACACTATCTTCAGTGACACGAACATTTACTTACCTTTTTGGATCCATTGCTTTCATAAGTCTGCTTATCGGCGGCATAGGTATAATGAATATCATGTTTGTTTCCGTCTCTGAAAGAACAAAAGAAATAGGTTTGAGAAAAGCTATAGGTGCAAACAATGCCGATATTTTATTTCAGTTTATTATTGAATCTGTCTTTGTATGCTGCGTAGGCGGCATTATAGGCATACTTTTTGGATCAGGATTATCGGTTATAATGGGTAAATTTGCCGGATGGACAATTTATATAACGCCTTTTTCCATAGGATTTGCTTTTTGTTTTTCAGGACTTATAGGTTTAATTTTTGGCGTGTGGCCGGCAAGAAAAGCGTCGATTCTAAACCCTATCGACGCTTTAAGACACGACTGA
- a CDS encoding type I restriction endonuclease subunit R gives MPIKTKEITFENEIENILLKNGYIKGNPADYDKKYALDTALLFKFLQNSQSKEWGKLVNKYGDGAEKSFLRRLGRELESKGMLYLLRNGIIDTPAKFELCFFEPASNMNETDIEHYKKNILSITRQVHYSLKSENSIDIVIFINGLPVSTIELKNPVAGQTVGNAKKQYKYDRDPRELLLSFKTRCLVHFAVDTDEIYMTTKLCGADTYFLPFNKGDGHGKGNPLNSRGYRTSYLWEDVLQKDSLLDIIRRFIHLEVKDKKENIIFPRYHQLDAVRKLIADVKANGSGKNYLIQHSAGSGKSNSIAWLAHHLQNLHDTDDKIIFNSVVVVTDRKVLDRELQDTIYQFEHIDGVVAKIDVNSKQLAEALKTGRKIIITTLQKFPFVLEEVKDLRGLKGKRFAVIIDEAHSSQTGGGSSSKLKAVLGDDTAGLSECEKLQKTADEEAKEEKNIPDSEDIIRKEMKTHGRLKNLSFFAFTATPKPATIEMFGNKGDDGKPKAFHLYSMRQAVEEGFILDVLKNYMTYTTYFRLGKAIANDPRYDKSRANKALGKFLSLHPHNLAQKTQIMVEHFRSVTKNKICGKAKAMVVTSSRLHAVRYYFEFKKYIKKMGYQKELRVLVAFSGTVSDEGKESTEQKLNNIKETELKEKFKGTDYQILLVAEKYQTGYDEPLLHTMFIDKKLGGVKAVQTLSRLNRICPGKEDTFILDFVNSAEDIKKSFKPYYKAADIEETTDANIVYDIKSKLDEFRIYWDTEIENFANVFFKPSKKQENLDFSILNSYIDPAVDRYEGKNEEEQEEFKSNLTKFVRAYSFISNIIKLDDVKMHKFFAYSKYLLRKLPKDKRDEVNLNDEITLQYYRVQKIFEGSIILEEENNPLKNYKYVSKVDTKYETASLSELIEKLNERFGTDFTVMDKVLQQFIADMEKDENLRKQAMNNSKEHFKFPFNDAFMTIVVDRMVQNKEFCERILDDEKFGKTVKELLSGYMYDRLRKTDSVKIELDN, from the coding sequence GTGCCTATAAAAACAAAAGAAATAACTTTTGAAAATGAAATAGAAAATATTCTGCTTAAAAACGGATATATTAAAGGCAATCCTGCGGATTATGATAAAAAATATGCCTTAGATACTGCTCTGCTTTTTAAATTTTTGCAAAACAGCCAGTCGAAAGAATGGGGAAAACTTGTAAATAAATACGGAGATGGTGCTGAAAAAAGTTTTTTAAGACGACTTGGCAGAGAACTGGAATCCAAAGGTATGTTATACCTCTTACGTAACGGTATTATAGATACTCCGGCAAAATTTGAGCTTTGTTTCTTTGAACCTGCAAGTAATATGAACGAGACAGATATTGAACATTACAAAAAAAATATTTTATCGATTACAAGGCAGGTACATTACAGTCTTAAAAGTGAAAACTCTATAGATATTGTGATATTTATTAACGGCTTGCCTGTTTCTACAATAGAACTTAAAAACCCTGTTGCCGGCCAGACTGTAGGAAATGCAAAAAAACAGTATAAATATGACAGAGATCCGAGAGAGTTGTTATTAAGTTTTAAAACAAGATGTCTTGTCCATTTTGCAGTAGATACTGATGAAATTTACATGACGACTAAACTTTGCGGCGCAGATACATATTTTCTGCCGTTTAATAAAGGCGACGGACATGGAAAAGGCAACCCTTTAAACTCTCGCGGTTATAGAACGTCTTATCTATGGGAAGACGTTCTGCAAAAAGACAGTCTGCTCGATATTATACGCCGCTTTATACATTTAGAAGTTAAAGATAAAAAAGAAAATATTATTTTCCCGCGTTATCATCAATTAGACGCAGTCAGAAAACTTATTGCAGATGTTAAAGCAAACGGTTCAGGTAAAAATTATCTTATACAGCATAGCGCGGGAAGCGGTAAATCAAACTCTATAGCATGGCTTGCGCATCATCTGCAAAACCTGCATGATACTGATGATAAAATTATATTCAACAGTGTTGTTGTAGTTACAGATCGAAAAGTGTTAGACCGTGAGCTTCAAGATACCATATACCAGTTTGAGCATATAGACGGCGTTGTTGCTAAAATTGATGTTAATTCTAAACAGCTTGCTGAAGCTTTAAAAACAGGTAGGAAAATTATAATAACCACTTTGCAGAAATTTCCTTTTGTGCTTGAAGAAGTAAAGGATTTAAGAGGATTAAAAGGAAAACGCTTTGCTGTTATTATTGACGAGGCGCACTCTTCCCAAACCGGGGGCGGATCCAGTAGTAAGCTGAAAGCCGTGCTGGGCGACGATACGGCAGGTCTGTCTGAATGCGAAAAGCTGCAGAAAACAGCAGATGAGGAAGCCAAAGAAGAAAAAAATATTCCTGACAGCGAAGATATTATCAGAAAAGAAATGAAAACGCACGGTAGACTAAAAAACCTTTCCTTTTTTGCCTTTACCGCAACGCCGAAACCTGCAACGATTGAAATGTTCGGCAATAAGGGAGACGACGGCAAGCCGAAAGCATTTCATTTGTATAGTATGAGACAGGCGGTAGAAGAAGGATTTATTTTAGACGTGCTTAAAAATTATATGACATATACAACATACTTCCGGCTAGGTAAAGCCATAGCGAATGATCCAAGATATGATAAAAGTAGAGCCAACAAAGCGCTTGGTAAATTTCTAAGTTTGCATCCTCACAATTTAGCTCAAAAAACACAGATAATGGTGGAGCATTTTCGTTCCGTTACTAAAAATAAAATATGTGGAAAAGCAAAAGCTATGGTTGTGACGAGTTCAAGACTCCATGCTGTCCGCTATTATTTTGAGTTTAAAAAATATATTAAGAAAATGGGATATCAAAAAGAGCTTAGAGTTTTGGTAGCATTTTCAGGAACAGTAAGTGACGAGGGAAAAGAGTCTACTGAGCAAAAATTAAATAATATAAAGGAAACAGAACTTAAAGAAAAATTTAAAGGAACTGACTATCAGATATTATTGGTTGCTGAGAAATATCAAACAGGTTATGATGAACCTTTACTGCATACAATGTTTATTGATAAAAAACTCGGCGGAGTTAAAGCGGTTCAAACGCTGTCCAGATTAAACCGCATCTGTCCCGGCAAAGAGGATACTTTTATATTAGATTTTGTAAACAGCGCAGAAGATATAAAAAAATCTTTTAAACCGTATTACAAAGCCGCCGATATAGAAGAAACTACAGATGCTAATATAGTTTATGATATTAAATCGAAACTCGATGAATTTAGAATATATTGGGACACGGAAATTGAGAATTTTGCCAATGTTTTTTTTAAACCGTCAAAGAAACAGGAGAATTTAGATTTTTCTATACTCAACAGTTATATTGATCCGGCTGTCGACAGATATGAAGGCAAAAATGAAGAAGAACAGGAAGAGTTTAAATCAAATCTTACAAAATTTGTACGCGCCTATTCATTCATAAGCAATATAATAAAATTAGATGATGTAAAAATGCATAAATTTTTTGCTTATTCTAAATATTTATTGAGAAAACTTCCAAAAGACAAAAGAGATGAAGTTAATCTTAATGATGAAATAACATTGCAGTATTATAGAGTACAAAAGATTTTTGAAGGAAGCATTATTTTAGAAGAAGAAAACAATCCGCTCAAAAACTATAAATATGTCAGTAAGGTTGATACAAAATATGAAACGGCTTCATTATCGGAACTGATAGAAAAACTTAACGAACGTTTTGGAACAGATTTTACAGTGATGGATAAAGTGTTGCAGCAATTTATAGCTGATATGGAAAAAGATGAAAATTTACGCAAGCAAGCAATGAATAATTCTAAAGAGCATTTTAAATTTCCGTTTAATGATGCTTTTATGACTATTGTTGTTGACCGTATGGTGCAGAATAAAGAATTTTGTGAACGAATACTTGATGATGAGAAATTTGGTAAAACTGTTAAAGAACTTCTGTCAGGTTATATGTACGATAGATTGAGAAAGACAGATTCCGTAAAAATTGAACTAGATAATTGA
- the rpmH gene encoding 50S ribosomal protein L34, translating into MKRTFQPNRARRKKKIGFRARMDTSGGRRILSARRRKGRKTISA; encoded by the coding sequence ATGAAAAGAACGTTTCAGCCTAATAGAGCGAGAAGAAAAAAGAAAATAGGTTTTAGGGCAAGGATGGATACGTCCGGCGGAAGGAGAATTTTGAGTGCGCGCAGAAGAAAAGGACGTAAGACGATCAGCGCATAA
- a CDS encoding efflux RND transporter periplasmic adaptor subunit, which translates to MKKFILITILLAVVATAVFLIFKFKPSKQVIDKETTLTPRNLYLELRENGVVNPRNRLEVKSSFNGRIEKILVNEGDKIKKGQIIILMSSSERASMVDAARTISEQEYEKYQNIYKPTPIIAYMDGFIILRQKEPGHDVSSNEVILAMADDLIVKAYIDETDLRYIKKGIRTKMYLDAYPDENFEGIVEHISYESKLLNNVNVYEIRIKPLKKPKAFKSGMTVTVMIIAEFKKNAPAIANTFISEIGDTKTVTVKTGNINKPTLEKREIKTGISDGIFTEILSGLNQDETVVTFKPVKEKN; encoded by the coding sequence ATGAAAAAATTTATTTTGATTACAATCTTGCTTGCAGTCGTTGCAACTGCAGTATTTCTTATATTTAAATTTAAACCGTCAAAACAGGTGATAGACAAAGAAACGACTCTCACACCCAGAAACTTGTATTTGGAACTTAGGGAAAACGGGGTCGTAAATCCTAGAAACAGGCTTGAAGTTAAGTCTTCGTTTAACGGAAGAATTGAAAAAATTCTTGTAAACGAAGGGGATAAAATAAAAAAAGGGCAAATTATTATTTTGATGAGTTCCAGCGAAAGAGCATCAATGGTTGATGCGGCAAGAACTATAAGCGAACAGGAATACGAAAAATATCAGAACATTTATAAACCGACACCTATTATTGCTTATATGGACGGTTTTATTATTTTAAGGCAGAAAGAACCGGGTCATGACGTATCTTCAAATGAAGTAATTTTAGCTATGGCTGATGATTTAATAGTTAAGGCATATATAGACGAGACTGACTTAAGATATATTAAAAAAGGTATCAGGACTAAAATGTATTTAGACGCATATCCCGACGAAAATTTTGAAGGCATTGTAGAACATATATCCTATGAATCAAAACTTTTAAATAACGTTAATGTATATGAAATACGAATAAAGCCCTTAAAAAAACCTAAGGCTTTTAAATCAGGAATGACTGTAACGGTAATGATAATAGCGGAATTCAAAAAGAATGCTCCGGCAATTGCCAACACTTTTATCAGCGAAATAGGGGACACTAAGACCGTAACCGTGAAAACTGGAAATATAAATAAACCTACATTGGAGAAAAGAGAGATAAAAACCGGGATAAGCGACGGTATATTTACCGAGATTTTATCAGGGCTAAATCAGGATGAAACCGTTGTTACTTTCAAGCCTGTCAAAGAGAAAAATTAA
- a CDS encoding caspase family protein: MNKALLVGLTNYQNNTLDGTITDVNCLEKILSRHYDDTKNFDCDKIIKVSTRKELRKKLIEFFFKT; the protein is encoded by the coding sequence ATGAATAAAGCTTTACTTGTGGGATTAACGAATTATCAAAACAATACATTAGATGGTACAATAACTGATGTTAATTGTTTAGAAAAAATTCTGTCACGACATTATGATGATACAAAGAATTTTGACTGCGACAAGATAATAAAAGTATCAACTAGAAAAGAACTAAGAAAAAAATTAATAGAATTTTTTTTCAAAACCTGA